The genomic stretch TTTAAATCTGTCTCACTTCTCTGCATCTCGCCACCGAGTGGAAGAAATGCAAGCGCAATTAATTACTGGTAAGGCGGCACAGGATGAGTTAGATAGTTTGTTGAAATCGGGGATATTACCTAAAGCCATCTATGAAGAGATGCGTTCAGGTTATCAGGTGCGAATTGCTGGGGCGGAAAAAGCGCTACGGGAATTTCATAATCGTCGCCCAGAGGAGTTTGGCACGAAAAGAGGCGATCGCAGTAAACTTGAAGCCATCCGTCGCCGTCTACTGCTGGCTGAAAAAGGCGCACTCACTGAAGCTATGCGTAAGCGGATTCTCTCAGAAGAAATTGCCCGCGATCGCATCAAAAATATCGATGAACAATTACTACAATTAGAAGATGATTGAAATGTTTAAATCCCCAAAGTTCAGATCCCCGACTTCTTCAAGAAGTCGGGGATCTTGTTGCTTGTAACAGAGATAATTAATTACGAATTACTTACAACCTTCAATAAAATCAATCACTTGGTGTAAAACTCCCGGCTTGGTGACAATTAACACGGTTGAATTAGGCTCAACTACAGTACTGCCATTAGGAATAATTAAATCGGTATGGGGATGGGATTGATAACCAATAATTAAAGAACCACTAGGAAAATTGGGATTTTGAGCAATTTCTGCAATACTGCGACCCACAACATAGCAATTATTGGGAATGAGCATTTTCAGGACTTCGATTTGCCCTTGCTCAAAATGCATCATTGATTCTACTTGTGGATACTCGATGGCATTCACCATTGTCGAAACCGCCAATTCCACAGTGCTGATAATATGATTGGCTCCAGATATACGTAGAGGTTCAGTAAAATCCCGGTGGCGCATCCGCGACAAAATATGAGGAACGCCGTAGTGTTTAGCAAGAGTTACCATTGCTAAATTCAAGGCATCACTTCTGAGGACAGCTGCTAGGGCATCAGCTTTGCGAATCCCGGCTTCTAATAAGGTTTCTGTACTCACAGCGCTGCCTTCAAAAGCCATGACTCCTACTTGTTCACGGGCATAGCGGCAAGCATTAGGATCTTTGTCAATGATGGCAGTTGTATGCCCCAGTTCTACTAATTTTTGCGCCAAATTTAGCCCCACTAAACCGGCTCCACCTATGAGGACATACATAGTAATTCTGCTTTAATAGACTTACTTAATAGTAGCAAAGTCCCCACTCCCTACTCCCTACTCCCCACTCCCTACTCCCCACTCCCCACTCCCCACTCCCCAGTCACTACTCGCCATCATTTTTGACAGTGTATGTTTCCATTAACTCCTTAACTTGAGCGACTACGAGGGGGTGTGTGTCTTTTTGTAATTTGGGTAGGAGTTCGAGAAGGACGCGATGTGAGGCGACACTGAGATAAGCGATCGCCGCTTCCCGGACAAAGCCTGTAGGATGGCGTAAAGCTACTAAAATTTCCTCAATGTTCAAACGGATACGGCTAACTTGAGCAAAGTGAAAACAGCAGGCTAAACACCAATCAGAAAGCAAATGACTCAGTGTCAACAACCGGCCAATGCGATCGCTGACGGGCATTTGTTGATATTTCCCTAACCCAGCTTCCACTAAACAATGGAGTTTTTCTTGGGGCGATCGCTTATCTAAGATATTCAACAATATCGCTTTTGTGGGCAAATTAATCGTATGGTCTAAAATTTCTAACCCCTGGGCTAAATTTGCCCCTGATTCTGATTTGAGATTGAATGCAGCTGCTTGCATCTTTTCTGGCGAGTAAAGTAATCTCAGTAGTAGCAACAATCGCTCCTTCACATCCATTTCTAACTCTTCTAGTGCGCGTTGCAATAAGTTAGCAATCACTAAAATTCTGCCTAATTGAGAATTTTCGACAATCTCTGGCTGTTCAAAGTCTAGATAGGCGGCGTAAATTTCCGCTAAAAACTTTAATTCCTGCTCAATTAAACCTTCCACCTGACTGTGATGAAAAGTATCTATACTCGTGATTTCTGGTTGTTGATTGATTTTCAGTAAACTGCGGAGAATATAATATCTAGTAGCGCCCCAAGATATTTCTAAATGCAGCCATAAAGTTTCCATTGCTTCGAGAGTAGAAATTTGAGCAATGGTGCGCCAAGCATACATCCGCACTACTTCTGGTTTATAAGTATTGGTAGCCAGTTCTAACAACATTTCTAGACATTCATTTTCGAGTTTAATCAAAGCCTGCATGGCGGTACTGCGGGTTGATTTATAGTAAAGCGCCCCGATTAAAGCCGAATAATAGTCCTCTAAACGAGTTGCAGCAATCATTTCCAAAACTGCACAGCGTACCCGTAAGGATTCATCCTGTAACAACTTGGGAATATAAATCCGCAACGCCTGTAAATATACAGCTTCTCTCAGCGCTCTCACGCCATTGACTCGTTCTCGTTCTTGTTGATGAGTCAGCATTCGGCGCATAGTTTTAGTCGCGGCGATTTTTTGCAGGGGTGTTCCCTGACGCAAAATTAAAGCGGCGGCGGTGGCGCGAATCAGTGAATGATGTCGTGGTTGGAGGTACTCTTCTAATAGGGTTAAATTCGGGTTAGTTTCAGCTAGCCAAACGTAACGCAGCGCTAGGGCAAAAACTTCAGGATCAACTGTTCCCGGCGGCTGTTGTAACAAGGAGCGCACTTCCAGGGCATAAATAGGATTGATATCTGCAATTAGCATGACTTCCAAACTTTGGCGCTGCAAATCTGAGGGGAATTTCAGCAGTAAGGGTGCTAAAACTTGCGCGGCTCCTTGGGGATCAATTTGCGCCAATAGTTCAATGCAAGAGCTTTTATCAGCCGTGTTGCCTTTTTCTCCTAAAGCTTTGACTACGCCCTGTTTGAAGAAGCGCAGACCAACATTTGAGGCACTCAATTCTCCCCGTTCTGCACTCAAAACTAACAAGTCAACATAACGCGCTCGCAATAACCAAACTACTTTTAAACAAGCAGCGGCGATCAGAACGGTTTCTCCTACCAATACCCACTTTTGTTGTTCTAGGGATATATATTGATTGCTGAGATATAAAGTCAGAAGTATGATTATACCTGCCAAACCTGTGGCGATCGCTTCGGCTGTTCCCCCGGATAATGTCTGCGTGCGGCTGCGAATGCGTTCGGGTATCGGTTGGTATAGGACGGGACCGCTACTCACGACAAAGGTGTAGCGTAACAATTCATCAGAGAACTTCAGCCCAACTAATCCCCAAAAGAAGCCTTGGGCTTGTAATGCTGGGACTAAATTCAGTAAAGCGATCGCAGCTGGTAAGATAAAGCCCACAGCTATGGGTAATAGTGCAGCCGTTAAAAATACCCCAAAGCGTTCAGTGACGCGGCTGGAAATAAACCACTGAGTGATTAACTCACACAGTCCCACAATGCCACCAAATAGTCCTAAAAAGCTCGCCAGTTCGCGGCTGTTTAAAGTCACATTTAGTTCGCGCAGGTATTGAAAATCTACTAATAAGCCAATAATTTGCAAAAGACCGACAAAAGCGAACAACTGCAATGTATAACGCTTTAATGGAGCTTCCAGGCGGCGGTGTCGGTTAGCTTGTTCATGGGGAATGACCCGTTGGGGAGCATCAGGAAAGGCGGCTCGATATTGATGACTTAAATAAAATAAAATCCCTGTTCCTAAGATAATCACACTACAGGCGATCAGAATCACTTGTTCTAGCTTGATGAATTGCAGCATCCAAGGCAAACTAAAGCCACTGATCACATCCGCTACTAACATCCCACTACTGACTAAGGGATAAGTACGTTTAATTTCTCGGATATTAAATAATTGGTTAGCAACAATAGAAGTGTTGAGGTCATTGATCACATAAAGTGCATCGACCCACAGCCGCAGCAGAAACACGAGGGCGACTGTCAGGAATGAAATATATATTCCCCCACGCAAGGACACGATCAAGATTAATGGCAAAACCATACAAGGTGCGATCGCCACAATCACCCAACGCAACGGGAAAATCTTTTGCAGCCAAGAATAAACTACAACCAGTCCCATACTCATGAAAGCACTGGCAATATACATCCAAGGCAGGGGGCCAGCCCCATATTCATCCAAAAATAGTGCGACTGTACTGTCTTCTGCCCAGCGCAAACCCACTGATACAGTCGTGTAAAAAGCAAACATCATCCAAGTGCGTTTGCCTTCTTCCGGTCGAAGATTTAACCACTGTAACAGTCGTGCTAGAACGCCTTTATTTGCAGCCAACGAGTTATTTTTGAGTTCCATGCACTGCAAGCTACACTAAATTAGATTGAGAATTAGATCGGGAAGCATGATTCGTTAAACAATTCCAAATTCCAAATATCAGACTTTTTCCCACCGGGATTTACACCCTGACTGAAACACAAGCGACCTGTAGACAAAGGGGTCTGAGACCATTGACTTGCTGATCAGGGCGAAAACAAACTATGATTTCCCCTGATCCTCCTCATCTTCCTCATCTTTCTCATTCCCACTTCCCATAAACGGCAAAAATCCTGAGCAACTGAGTATTATCTTTCCCACTCAGCCCTCAGGACTATCAATTTTCCGACAATTTCCACGACTTTGGGTCAATTAGAAATTATTCGTTATAAATTATACTTGATATTTGAAAAATTTGGCGAATTATTTTTTGGGCGAAATCAGCATCATCATATTTCTCCCCTCTTTTTTGGGTGCTTGCTGGAGTTCACCAAGCGGTTCCAAATCCTTAGCCATGCGCTTGAGCAAATGCTCTGCTAAGTCACTGTGTTGAATCTCTCGACCCCGGAACATCACAGTCGCCTTCACTTTATCACCATCTTTGAGGAAGCGCTCGGCTTGCTTAACACGCACATTGTAATCGTGTTCTTCTATTTTATAGCGCATCTTCACTTCTTTCACATCAGCCGTGTGCTGCTTTTTGCGGGCTTCCCGTGCCTTCTTCTCCTGCTCAAACTTGTACTTCCCGTAATCCATGATTCGACAAACCGGTGGGTCGGCCTTGTCACTTAGCAATACTAGGTCTAGCTCTTTCTCCTCAGCTAGTTGTAGTGCTTCTTGTGGAGGCATAATTCCTAATTGCGCGCCATCAGTATCGATGACTCGAATCTTGGGAAAGCGGATGCGCTCGTTGATTTGGGGCAGATCGCGAGTTCGTTTTTTCTCAATCACAGGCATTATGATTATGGAAGCTCTTTAGTAGTTAAGACGTGGATTGGACTTGGTTTGCTTGGTCTTCTTTGGGATGCCTCAGAAGCACAAAACGTAATTTAACTGCGGACTTAAGCTTGAGTCTATTTTTCTAGGATAACTAATTCATGAACTAGTCGTCATCGTATTTTTTATTCTAATCACTCTGCCCGAATTTCTCTGCGATCGTTAATGTAAATTACATAACCAAAATTAATCTTAAATTTTATGACATTTTCTCATAACCTATCTAAGGGTATGTTATGCATCCTCATTGTCTGCCTGGCACAGTAAATATACTCAACCTCTAGAGATTTCCCCAAAACAAATTACCCAAAAATTGTAGGGTGGGTATAGCCCTGGGAGCATGGCTGCGCTAGAGCGACAGCGTAACCCACCATAATCGATATAAACCATCGTTAAAGCCCTGGCGATGAGAAATCGCGGGACAACAAACTATAGGACTACTATTTGATTTTTGAACAGACACGTAGCGACTGTCTTGATTGTCAAGCGATCGCCAACAAAAAATGAGGGCGAGG from Nodularia sp. LEGE 06071 encodes the following:
- a CDS encoding potassium channel family protein, whose product is MYVLIGGAGLVGLNLAQKLVELGHTTAIIDKDPNACRYAREQVGVMAFEGSAVSTETLLEAGIRKADALAAVLRSDALNLAMVTLAKHYGVPHILSRMRHRDFTEPLRISGANHIISTVELAVSTMVNAIEYPQVESMMHFEQGQIEVLKMLIPNNCYVVGRSIAEIAQNPNFPSGSLIIGYQSHPHTDLIIPNGSTVVEPNSTVLIVTKPGVLHQVIDFIEGCK
- a CDS encoding MFS transporter, with the translated sequence MELKNNSLAANKGVLARLLQWLNLRPEEGKRTWMMFAFYTTVSVGLRWAEDSTVALFLDEYGAGPLPWMYIASAFMSMGLVVVYSWLQKIFPLRWVIVAIAPCMVLPLILIVSLRGGIYISFLTVALVFLLRLWVDALYVINDLNTSIVANQLFNIREIKRTYPLVSSGMLVADVISGFSLPWMLQFIKLEQVILIACSVIILGTGILFYLSHQYRAAFPDAPQRVIPHEQANRHRRLEAPLKRYTLQLFAFVGLLQIIGLLVDFQYLRELNVTLNSRELASFLGLFGGIVGLCELITQWFISSRVTERFGVFLTAALLPIAVGFILPAAIALLNLVPALQAQGFFWGLVGLKFSDELLRYTFVVSSGPVLYQPIPERIRSRTQTLSGGTAEAIATGLAGIIILLTLYLSNQYISLEQQKWVLVGETVLIAAACLKVVWLLRARYVDLLVLSAERGELSASNVGLRFFKQGVVKALGEKGNTADKSSCIELLAQIDPQGAAQVLAPLLLKFPSDLQRQSLEVMLIADINPIYALEVRSLLQQPPGTVDPEVFALALRYVWLAETNPNLTLLEEYLQPRHHSLIRATAAALILRQGTPLQKIAATKTMRRMLTHQQERERVNGVRALREAVYLQALRIYIPKLLQDESLRVRCAVLEMIAATRLEDYYSALIGALYYKSTRSTAMQALIKLENECLEMLLELATNTYKPEVVRMYAWRTIAQISTLEAMETLWLHLEISWGATRYYILRSLLKINQQPEITSIDTFHHSQVEGLIEQELKFLAEIYAAYLDFEQPEIVENSQLGRILVIANLLQRALEELEMDVKERLLLLLRLLYSPEKMQAAAFNLKSESGANLAQGLEILDHTINLPTKAILLNILDKRSPQEKLHCLVEAGLGKYQQMPVSDRIGRLLTLSHLLSDWCLACCFHFAQVSRIRLNIEEILVALRHPTGFVREAAIAYLSVASHRVLLELLPKLQKDTHPLVVAQVKELMETYTVKNDGE
- the infC gene encoding translation initiation factor IF-3, with translation MPVIEKKRTRDLPQINERIRFPKIRVIDTDGAQLGIMPPQEALQLAEEKELDLVLLSDKADPPVCRIMDYGKYKFEQEKKAREARKKQHTADVKEVKMRYKIEEHDYNVRVKQAERFLKDGDKVKATVMFRGREIQHSDLAEHLLKRMAKDLEPLGELQQAPKKEGRNMMMLISPKK